AGAGCGGGGGCTTGAAAACAGCCTGAAACTCTATATCTCAAAGGGTGTAGAGAGTAGTTGGTTTATCGGCGGGGATTTGTGCTTAGAACCCCAATGTAGCTAAAATCATATCCTTTCTCCAAAGCTTTATTTAATAACCATGATTTAAGTTTTTTAGAAATATCGCTTCCAAATATCATGCTTTCAAATGCTTCTTTATGCTGCAGATTGGCAAAGTCAAAATAGTCAAATACATTGCCGTCAATACCTTGATTTTTAACCAACACTGCAAACGCTGATGTTAACAGGTTGATGTTGATATTTTGCAAATTTAAAACAGCTGATGCTACTTCGGGATATTCTATAGCATACGACAAACGTTTAATAATTTGTTCATCATCCACATATTCTGCTAATTTTAGTTTAAAGCCTTCTATTTCAAATAAATTACCTAATAATGCTTTAGGGTTAGAGCTATCGCACACATAATCTATTATGCAACATAAGTCATTTAAGTCAAAAGAATTAACAATCATTGGAATCGTTAATACTTCTGATGTTAACAGTTTATCCAGCAAATTATATTTAGCAGCCAATGGTACAAACATAGGCATATAATGAACATCTGGGTTAGCGCACAATGTATAAAATAGATCCTGAGGATTTTTTATTATGTGTTCTAGATATTCTAAATTTTTTTGCTCTATTGCTGCTTCCCTGCGTTGCTCTATTTCCTGCTGTTGCAGTTCTAGATTATGTTTTTGCAAGTTGGTTTTCTTTGACTTTAGAGTAGTATGTTTTAGTATAGGAATTTCAAAAATTTTACCAAAAATATTTTTTTGAAAATTTTAAAATTTTCTTTAAAAATTTGGTTGTTAAATTGTGATATTAGAAATTATTGACACTTGTATAAAAATCTTCTCTTAAAATCTATCTCAAAATAGGCCAATTTTTTAAAATTATATTAACGTGGCGTGAAGCAACGGTTCACCATATGAATATCACCGAGGCGTTCACAATAATTCATTGATCTTCACTAATAACAAGGGTGGAGATAAACCGTAATAAACCTGTCTCAGGCTCATAAATTGATTACAGTTTGGACAAGATAACGGATCTTTTTTAAAGTTTAACCAAATCATTAATCTCCAGTTCAATGACTTGATTTTCTTAGGTATAATTTGGTTTATCGCCTTATATACAATAGGTAGTTGTATTCCTCTAGTTCTGTTAGATAAAAAGCCGTAGTACCTTATTATTCGAAAATAACGATCGGGTATGTGCATAATCAGGCTAGATATAAACTGCAGTACAGGCATTGTGACGTGATCAATCGTGTTATTGTAGTGGTCAAGAAATCTAAACGTTACTTGCAGTCCATCATATTCCTCTATTCTTGCCTCAGAAATAGGAGGTCGTTTTATATATCGCCCTAAATAGTTTATGTTGCGTTTATGATCGTCTGATGGTTTTTGCAAATAAACATACCAACTGATTTCATATAGGCCGATCATCCAGTTGTTAAAATCGCCATCATTTTGATATTTCGACGGTAATTTCAAATTACTTGAGGCGTATTCTGAGCGAAATAACTCAAGAATTCTATGTCTCCACATTTTTTTAATAGGCTCGGCAGGGAAAAATAATTTACGCCAATTACCCTTGCTATCTATACCGCCGCAAGTAACCGATAAATGGATATGAACATTACGTTTTAAATCTCTACCGAAGGTGTGCAGGGCAGTAAATATAGCGACTACAATCTTTTTCTTTGTTGCTATTTCCTTAATAATTCCGGCGGCAACAGCAGAAATTAATCCAAACAGATTGCGATTAAGCCAAAATATTGGCCATAATGAGTCGGGCATTGTAAATGTAATGTGCTGCCAACGTGTCT
The genomic region above belongs to Candidatus Trichorickettsia mobilis and contains:
- a CDS encoding IS91 family transposase, with the protein product MIGVIGVDFTEKYSELRYGIIFNVTKVILCGTKYLGFKSYSCPTCDHGKSVVFSCKGRFCSRCGKKQTDQWISKATNVLPKTRWQHITFTMPDSLWPIFWLNRNLFGLISAVAAGIIKEIATKKKIVVAIFTALHTFGRDLKRNVHIHLSVTCGGIDSKGNWRKLFFPAEPIKKMWRHRILELFRSEYASSNLKLPSKYQNDGDFNNWMIGLYEISWYVYLQKPSDDHKRNINYLGRYIKRPPISEARIEEYDGLQVTFRFLDHYNNTIDHVTMPVLQFISSLIMHIPDRYFRIIRYYGFLSNRTRGIQLPIVYKAINQIIPKKIKSLNWRLMIWLNFKKDPLSCPNCNQFMSLRQVYYGLSPPLLLVKINELL